The following nucleotide sequence is from Pandoraea thiooxydans.
AGTGCGTGCGTTGCCGATCGGTGTCACACTCTCGTACTGCGATTTATGCGCTCATCAAGTCTGGGTGAATGCGCATTCGGCCATAAATTTTGTTGGATTATCGAGAAAAGGAGGGGTGCTATGGCATATGAAAACATCTTGGTGGAAACGCGCGGCCGGGTTGGTCTGGTGACCTTGAACCGCCCCAAGGCGTTGAATGCCTTGAACGATGCGCTGATGGATGAACTCGGCGCTGCGCTGAGCGCCTTCGATGCCGACGACGGCATTGGCTGCATTGTCCTGACGGGCAGCGAAAAGGCGTTTGCCGCTGGTGCCGATATCGGCATGATGGCCCAGTACACCTATATGGACGTATTCAAGGGTGAGTACATTACGCGCAATTGGGAGGCGGTTCGGCGTATTCGCAAGCCAGTGATTGCGGCAGTGGCAGGGTTTGCATTGGGCGGCGGTTGCGAGCTGGCGATGATGTGCGATTTCATCATCGCTGCCGATAGTGCGAAATTCGGCCAGCCTGAAATCAAGCTGGGCATCATGCCGGGGGCTGGCGGCACGCAGCGTCTGCCGCGGGCGGTGTCGAAGGCAAAGGCGATGGATATGTGCCTGACCGCGCGGTTCATGGATGCCGCAGAGGCAGAGCGAGCCGGCCTGGTCTCGCGGGTGGTGCCGGCCGATAAGCTGCTTGACGAGGCGATGGCCGCCGCCAATACGATTGCCGAGTATTCGTTGCCGGTGGTGATGATGGTGAAGGAATCGGTGAATCGTGCTTATGAAACCACCTTGGCCGAGGGCGTCCATTATGAGCGCCGAATGTTTCACTCGTTATTTGCTACCGAAGATCAAAAAGAGGGTATGGCGGCATTTCTGGAAAAGCGCAAACCTGTTTTCAAGCATCGCTAAAGAATATTTAAAAAAGGTCTTGCCAAGGGAGGAGGAGGTGGACTAATATCTCGCTTCTTCGCGAAGACGAGGTTGCTGTTAAGGGGCCGAGGCGGAAGTGAAGAGTGTTGATGGGATTGGCTGTGCGAGGAGTTGAGCGCGGCGCTGGCGAGAAAAAGTTAGCAAAAACCTGTTGACAGAAGCGAGTGTGAAGTAGATAATCTCGCTTCTCTGCTGCAAACGCAGCGACGCAAAAAACGAAGTGAAGTTGACGAGTTTTGAGCGAATGATCTTTAACAATTGAACAGCCGATAAGTGTGGGCGCTCGATGGCGAGTGCGCCTTCTTCGGAAGGTAGCTTTAAAAACATTGAGAGCTCACACGGTAAAGGTAAGTTGTGATTTTTGATCATGACTTGTCAGTACTTGAGTTGAGCGACCTATTCGATCGCGAGCGATCGCGAGAATAGAAAACAGTAACAGGTTTGAACTGAAGAGTTTGATCCTGGCTCAGATTGAACGCTGGCGGCATGCCTTACACATGCAAGTCGAACGGCAGCGCGGAGAGCTTGCTCTCTGGCGGCGAGTGGCGAACGGGTGAGTAATACATCGGAACGTGCCCTGT
It contains:
- a CDS encoding enoyl-CoA hydratase; the protein is MAYENILVETRGRVGLVTLNRPKALNALNDALMDELGAALSAFDADDGIGCIVLTGSEKAFAAGADIGMMAQYTYMDVFKGEYITRNWEAVRRIRKPVIAAVAGFALGGGCELAMMCDFIIAADSAKFGQPEIKLGIMPGAGGTQRLPRAVSKAKAMDMCLTARFMDAAEAERAGLVSRVVPADKLLDEAMAAANTIAEYSLPVVMMVKESVNRAYETTLAEGVHYERRMFHSLFATEDQKEGMAAFLEKRKPVFKHR